AGAAGTTCTTGATAAATTGTTTCCCGAACCATCATGTATCTATACTGCGCGAGTAAAAACTCTTGAGCTTGTTCGCGAGACATTTGCTGCACTTGGTCGGAAAAGCTTCTCAGGCTAAATTCTTGTTCTAATGTTAATTCGATAGTCTGATCCATCTCTATCTCCATGTCCCCAATGGGGATTACAACTGTCAGTTTGATGTTGCAGTAAGTCTCTTTGCTGGATCTGACACCAACTGATTTGTCACTATTAACATCTTGAGCAGAGTATTTACCATCAGTACAGCGGTGACATCTTGGGAAGCACAATGACGCTGCTTTTCAGGTCTATATACTCAGATAAAAAATTGGTTCTTGATTGCTTAGGCATTGAACGCACCTCTATCACCGATGGCGTACAAAGCTAGCTTTCCTGCTTTTTACCTCACCCTCTAAATGTAACATATTATTTACAAGCTTGAAGGTGTTTAGTGAAATATGTTATATTTTTCTGAATTTTTAATCGCGTAAAAAGTCACAACTGCCAGTCTTATGAGGACATAGACTGGTGATAGTCAAGAGTGGAGCAGCGTTGATGGTAAAAGCTTACAGTTACGACTTGCGGCAGAAGGTGATGCAAGCGATCAAGCAAGCTGTGGTTGCAACGCCAAGCCTTAACTGGGGATGTTCAGGTGAAGCCGAGAGTGGGGTCGAGTTTGAAGCGCAAGAGCAAAGATTGAGATGAGTTTCGAGCGTTTGTGAAAGAGCATGAGGATAAGACCCAGGCAGAGATGGCGCAGTTATGGGACGGTAAGATCAGTAGCCGCACGATTTCACGAGCACTGCAAAGGTTGGGAGTGACTCGAAAAAAAAGACCTATGCGTATGGTAAACGAGACGAAGCCAAACGCGAGCTATTCCGGCAATAGTTGAAAACAGCGATCGCGATCACTGGTATCAGCCTGGGCTGAAACGGCTACATTACTTGGAAAATTTTGATGTGGAGTATTGCGATCGCTTCTTTACAGAAGTGGTTTGTGCTTCTATCTGAAAAGATGTGACAGCTGTTGCGTCGAATCTGTTCATTATCGTTAAATTCGTTGTAAAAGCACGCAATCGCTTTTGTAAAATCGCTGGAAGCCGTTCGCGCTGAGTGACAAGTTTTACACCCGCCACTTGGCAAGCAATCCAGTAACCAAACTAGGCGCTCGGCTGACCAATCGTGCGTTGCATCACCCACAGCGTAAACCATCCCAATGCGACAGTTCCAAATGCCTGCCATACAGTCGTAAAGATGAGCGGTGCGTAACTAAATCCTAAAGTGCGTGCTACCAACTCAAAACGAGCTTCAACGGTAAGTGGAGCAAAGCTAATTAACCAAGTACTCAAAACCAAGAAGAAGTAGCCAAATGCAAATAAAACTGCTCCAATCAGCAGCGTAAATACAAAGCGAACGGGTGTAACCCGATTGACGAATAGAATAACGCTCTGAGCAACGACTTGT
This window of the Chroogloeocystis siderophila 5.2 s.c.1 genome carries:
- a CDS encoding NblA/ycf18 family protein, producing MDQTIELTLEQEFSLRSFSDQVQQMSREQAQEFLLAQYRYMMVRETIYQELLKHEWNLDQNSTSR